Proteins encoded within one genomic window of Bradyrhizobium sp. AZCC 1719:
- a CDS encoding tellurite resistance TerB family protein has protein sequence MLDGLRQFIADIVAPNADPDFAFDDTGYLLAATALLVHVVSLDGEPSALEKRKLHSLIESRFKLDPGTADHLIASATRAEGEAVDLYRFTSVIMRSVNEEGRLRIIEMMWEVVYADGQVSEFEDNVVWRAADLLGISSRDRIDLKRRVAERQPVSSAGAPKAEDAAM, from the coding sequence ATGCTCGACGGACTGCGCCAATTCATTGCCGACATCGTTGCCCCCAACGCGGATCCGGACTTCGCGTTCGACGATACTGGGTATCTTCTCGCGGCGACTGCGCTACTGGTCCACGTCGTCTCGCTCGACGGCGAGCCGAGCGCGCTCGAGAAGCGCAAATTGCACAGTTTGATCGAAAGCCGATTCAAGCTTGATCCCGGGACGGCGGATCATTTGATCGCGTCGGCGACGCGGGCCGAAGGCGAGGCGGTCGATCTCTATCGTTTCACCAGCGTCATCATGCGTTCGGTCAACGAGGAGGGCCGGCTTCGCATCATCGAGATGATGTGGGAAGTGGTATACGCGGACGGCCAGGTCAGTGAGTTCGAGGATAACGTCGTCTGGCGCGCGGCTGACCTGCTCGGCATTTCCTCGCGCGACCGGATCGACCTCAAGCGTCGGGTGGCTGAGCGGCAGCCGGTCTCGTCCGCAGGTGCGCCGAAGGCCGAAGACGCAGCAATGTGA
- a CDS encoding SDR family NAD(P)-dependent oxidoreductase, which translates to MTERVTLITGASAGIGTELARVFASKGHRVALVARRADRLEALATEIKAAGGTAPIVIPCDLAQPDCGDRIAEALTASGVEVEYLVNNAGFGVFGRAIQRDRSNQLEIIAVNIRALTDLSLRFSDHLIRNRGGLLNVGSIAGFLPGPGMAVYYASKAYVLSFTEAMRAELAPHGVRVTVLCPGPVPSEFQARAGFRPGYDSSILNMSSADVAQQAYSGLMANKRAVLPGLGIKFVPFMLRLFPRSFILGAIGRFQLRQR; encoded by the coding sequence GTGACCGAGCGTGTGACGCTGATTACTGGTGCATCGGCGGGCATAGGCACCGAGCTGGCGCGCGTTTTTGCATCGAAGGGTCATCGCGTGGCGCTGGTGGCGCGGCGCGCTGATCGCCTGGAAGCGTTGGCGACGGAAATCAAGGCGGCCGGCGGCACGGCGCCGATCGTCATCCCCTGCGACCTTGCGCAACCCGACTGCGGCGACAGGATTGCCGAGGCCTTGACCGCCTCCGGCGTGGAAGTTGAATACCTCGTCAACAACGCCGGATTTGGCGTGTTTGGCAGAGCAATCCAGCGCGATCGGTCCAACCAGCTCGAGATAATCGCCGTCAACATCCGCGCGCTGACGGACCTGTCACTGCGGTTTTCCGATCACCTGATCCGCAATCGCGGCGGCCTTCTCAACGTCGGCTCGATCGCGGGCTTTCTGCCGGGGCCGGGAATGGCGGTTTATTACGCGTCCAAGGCCTATGTGCTGTCGTTCACCGAAGCCATGCGCGCAGAACTGGCGCCACATGGCGTGCGCGTGACGGTGTTGTGTCCGGGGCCCGTGCCCTCGGAATTTCAGGCACGCGCGGGATTTAGACCCGGCTATGATTCGTCGATCCTCAATATGTCGTCGGCCGATGTCGCGCAGCAGGCCTACAGCGGATTGATGGCGAACAAACGGGCAGTGTTGCCCGGCCTCGGCATCAAGTTTGTGCCGTTCATGCTCCGGCTGTTTCCGCGCTCCTTTATCCTCGGGGCGATCGGTCGCTTCCAGCTCCGCCAGCGCTGA